TGACCGCAGGCATAGACCTGGCGAGCATCGTGTGCTTCGCGCCATAACTCAAATGTCACCCGATCACCGCTTTGTTTTAGCGACAAATAAACGGGGCCGCTCTGCGCGTCGATTATCACAGGTCTGAGCCAGTTCACCTGACTCAGGCGCAGTGACTGGCTATCCGTTAGTTGACCTGACATGGTCATGGCTGCATGCACCATTTCAAGTGTACAGACGCCGGGCAGAACAGCCTGCCCCTGCACCTGATGGTCACGTAAAAAGGATTCATTCCCCGTAAAGTCACTGGCAAAGAGCAGCTCGCCCAGTGCCGGCATACTGCGATGCAGCAGTGGGTGCAGGTGTGAGGGCTGCGCTTCACCTTCTGCATCGAGCCAGTAAGGTTTATGCTCAAACGGATAGGCAGGCAAACTGATCCTTTGTGGACAGAGGTCGCTATAGTTGGTTTGCCAGTCGATGATATCACCCTGTACCCAGCCGGTTATGCACGCATCAAGTGTATCGTGTGCGACCTCGTGCTGATCTGTATTGGCGGCAACTTTGCTATAGTGCCAGTCGCCAGCCTCACCTGAAACAAACTTGCTCAGTTGCGCTTTGAGGGAGGCCAGCGAGTCCGCTGCAAATCCCATTCGATGTTTCATCGACTCCCGGCCCACCGTGAGCGTATAACTTAAATTCTGCAGCTCAACAGATTCGTCCGATCCAAGATAGGCAAGTAAATCTGCGGCACGCTGCGTGAGGGCGGTTCGGGTCCTGGCCGACAGCACGATCGGCAGGGCGGTGTCTAACGCTGGGTGCTCTGGGTTGAAGCGTTGCGGTGATTCTAAGATCACATGAGCGTTCACACCGGCAAAGCCAAATGAAGATATGCCGGCAAGGCGCTGCTCGCCCGGCCAGGGCACACATTCGGTGGCTAACTTAAACGGCGATTTCTCCAGAGAGATTTTTGGATTCAGCGTCTCGAAGTTTTGCAGCGGCGGTACCTGTTCATGCTCAAAGGCCAGCAAAGTTTTGATCACCCCGGCAATACCTGCAGCCGACTCTAAATGGCCGATGTTGGTTTTCACGGTGCTGAGATAGCAAGGCGCATCGGGCGTTTGCTGTTTACTGGCGCGAAAGGCGCGTTTCAGGCCCTGGATCTCCAGCGGATCGCCTAGTACGGTGCCGGTGCCATGTAATTCGACAAAGCCAATCTGATCAGAGCCAACCAGGGCATTGTCGATGGCCTGCTGGATCACCCGGGACTGCGAAAACGGACTCGGTGAGGTTAGAGTATTGGTTTTACCTGAGTGCCCTACAGCGCTGCCTTTGATGATGCCATAGATGGTCGCATTCAGCGCTTTGGCGGTCTCTACTGGCAGCAACAACACCATGCCCACGCCTTCGCCACGGACATAGCCATCGGCTTCGGCATCCAGGGTTTTACAGCGCCCCTGAGGTGACAGCACGCCCAGCTTACTAAAGCTGACATAGCGGTTTTTGGTGATCAGTAAGTTGACGCCACCAACCAGTGCCGCACTGATCTCGCCTGAGCGAAAGTCATTCATGGCTTTGTGAATGGCCACCAAAGACGAAGAGCAGGCGGTATCGACGGTTTCACTGGGTCCCTGAAAATTGAAATAGTGCGAGATGCGGTTGGCAAACACGCCGGTCGACATGCCGGTCAGAAAGTGCGGGTCGATATTTCCGGTCGAAAACTCCTGGTAGTCGGTATTGCTGCACCCCAGATAGACGCCGGTGGCGGTATTTTTAAACTGCGATGGCGTGAGGCCCGCATCTTCAAAGCAGGCCCAGGCCAGCTCCATACTCAGGCGCTGCTGGGGGTCCATACTCTGCGCTTCTTTGGGTGAGATAGCAAAAAAACCGGCATCAAATCCGGCGATATCGCCAATAAATCCCCCCCATTTGCTGATGCTCTTTTGTGCTTGTTTATCAGGCTTTGGGTCGTAGTATTTTTTCCAGTCCCAACGCTCAACGGGCACTTCGCTGATGCTGCTGATTTTATGACTGAGATTATGCCAGAACTGATGTTTGTTATCGGCGCCCGGAAAACGCAGAGACAGGCCGACGATGGCAATATCCGGTGTCTTGTCTGGCAAAGAGGGGGTCTGCGGGTTGTGTTTGCTTGTCATGGTCTGTCTCGATAAACGTCTAGTCGGGCTGCGCTGACGCTGTTGTCTATGCGTCGCGCGAGTCTTTCTCAATCGGGCAGCCACATCAATACTGTGACTGCCACTGGGTTACTTCTCGTAAATGGTGTTGTTGATCACCAGCACATCAATGCCGGACATCAGGAACACCGCCAGCATGTCCTCAACGGAATGGACAATGGGCTTACCCATGATGTTAAAGCTGGTGTTCAGCAGCACCGGCACGCCTGTGATTTCACGGAAACTGTCGATCAGTTTGTAGTATGGCGCGTTCCATTCCTTTTTCACGCTTTGCAGGCGACCTGTGTTGTCGACATGCACCACGCCCGGGACTTTGTCGCGCACCGCTTCTTTAAACACCAAAGTACGCTCCATGTAAGGGGATTCCTGGTAATCCTCAAAATACTCGTCGCCATATTCATGCAGGATAGACGGCGCGAAGGGGCGGAACTCTTCGCGGAACTTAACCCGGGCGTTCACGGTGTCTTTGATGTCCACCAGACACGGGTTAGCGAGGATTGAGCGGTTGCCCAAAGAGCGTGGACCAAACTCAGCGCGACCTTGCGCCCAGCCGATGATCTTGCCTTGAGCCAGGAACTCTGCGGTTTTCTTGTATACGTCTTCGCCGTAATCGGTGGCCTTAAGGTGGCTGTAACGGTGCAGTTTATCCAGTGATTTTTGCTTCACCTCGGAGCCGGTATAGGGGCTCTGAATTTGCGTAGAAGGTTGCCAGCTTGGATTATCCTGCTGGTAGCACAACAAGGCGGCACCAATGGCATTGCCATCATCTGCCGGGGCTGAAGGCACAAAGATGTTGTCAAATTTGGATTTCGCCAGCGCGGTGCCCATGAAGGAGGAGTTCAGTGCACAGCCGCCGGATATTGCGAGGTTTTTCGACGGTGCATGCTCGTAGATGGCATCGATCAGATCCATAAAGATTTCACTGAATACCAGTTGTCCGGTGTAGGCAAAATCTTTGTAGGCTTCAATGGACTCACCCGGCTCGCGTGCCATGGCTTTGATCTCTTTCATGATGGCATTGAGGTTTTTCGGTACCACGAAATTACCGTTTTTCACCTGCAAAGAGGCGCGGAGCAGATCGTAGATTTTCTGGTCTTTTTTACCATAAGGTGCCAGACCCATTACTTTCCATTCTTCGCCTTTGAGCGGATCAAAGCCCAGGTTTTCACAAATAATGGTGTAAAACAGGCCCAGACTTTTGAATGAGCGCTTCACCTTGATGGGCGCCGGGGTGATTTTACCGTCTTTATAAGTGAAGTAGTCAATACTGCTTTTCTCGCCCATACCGTCTACCACCAGACAGGAAGCTTCACTGAATGGGCTGTTAAAACAGGCATTGGCGGCATGCGTGAGGTGGTGGTCAAAATAGCGTACTTCAGTGGGCTTTTTATTGCGGTAGTTACCCACGATAAAGTTGCGGCATGAGGCTTCAAAAAAGCGTGACAGGGTACGCCCTGCAGCTGCCTGTGAGGCTCTGGCAAAGTAGAACTGGTCCTTGATGTCGCGGGTGTTCACGTCGATATTAAACGAGAAAGTCTCGAGTATGCTCAGCACCACGTTTTCAAGGATGTTGGTACTTTTCTCGCGGCCTTTGCTCCAGGTTTTTGCGATCACCAGTTCAGTACAGTCACTGCAATAGGTCTTCAGGACTTCCTCGATGTAATAGGGGTTATCCGGCAGGCAGTACAGGCCCCGTTTGTAGCCCAGAAAACGCTCGGCGTCTTCGGCAAAAATCACGTCGCCCTGCTGATTGACAATCGCAATGGCAGGATCATGAAAGGAGGTGGCAAGGCCAATATAGTATTTCATCGTTTCAGTCCAAAAGTTGGGTCGTTATTCTGTGTCCGGCCTGTGCCGGGGCATAATCTTGTCTTTAGTTACAGTGGTGTGGCTTCGTCGAGTGCGATATAACCCTGAACACCTTCGACATACACTGCAGGTCGGTGGCCGAACAACAGCATGGCTGGGGTTCGTGTGCGCAAGGGCTCGCCAAGATGGGCGACTCGGATCTGGGTGCCGACATCATGGGACTGGTTCCAGCGCTCAATCTGTTGTGCTATTGGGTTCGTCAAGGTCGTGGTCTTCGCTGCATGACATACAGGCTGACTGCTTACTTGCTGCTTAATCTCAGCCACTAACTTGGAGAGGATTTTTTTCGGTCCCAGTTCAACAAAAGTCATGTCACCCTGAGCCAGCAGGTAGGCAATGCTGTCAGTCCAGCGCACGGATCCGGTAAGCTGGGCGATCAGCTGCGCCTGGATAGTGTGCTCATGGTAGGGCCGTGCACTGACATTGGCAATCACCGGCATGCTGGGCGCTTTGAACTCAACCTCTGCCACGCAGCGTGCAAAGTCAGGCTGTACATCAGCCATGTAGCGAGAATGGAATGCGCCGCTGGTGTTAAGCCGAATAAACCGTCCTCCGGCCTGCTCAATAGCCTGTTGCGCACGACTGATGTCGTCCTTCAGGCCTGACAGTACGCTTTGCTGAGGGCTGTTCAGGTTGGCAATGTCCAGTGTTTCCAGGTGATGCTCTGTCAGACAGGCTCTGATAGCGGCTTCGTCTAACTCCAGCACCGCGGCCATCGCGCCACCGTTTACCTGGCTCATCAGGGCACCCCGTTGTTGTACCAGCCGCAGGCCATCTTCAAAAGACACTGCACCGGCAGCAAACAGCGCGGTGTATTCGCCCAAACTGTGCCCGGCCATAAAATCTGCGGGGATCGGGTCGCGCTGCTGATGGGCCAAAAACGCCAGGGCACTGACCACATACAGGGCAGGCTGGGTGTACTCGGTCTGGTTCAGTTGTTTATGTGGGTCGTCAAGACACAGGGTTTTAATGCAGTAACCCAGAATGTCACTGGCTGTCTGGGTTTGCTCGGGAAACAAATCAAACCAGGCTTTGCCCATGCCAACGTATTGTGCGCCCTGTCCTGGAAATAAATAACTTTTCATTTTTGCCTCGCCAGTGTGGTTAATCGACGTGTTCAGGGGCCAGCCAGAGGCGGGTCCGGGTCGTCAGCAGGGCGGCGGTAGCCGTCATGAGCTGCTGGGCAATATCGGCAACATGGCGCTGCTGCCAGGATTCAAGTGCTGTGCCTTTGACCCACTGATTAAATGCCCCCAGTGCAGGTCCTGTATGAACCTGAAAATTGACCCGCTCCTGCGTCTCTCCTGCAAATGCCAGCTTCATTGAGTGGGCAAAATACCAGCGAAATACGCGCGCCATCTTGTATTTAGGTTCCTGCTCTGCGCGCGTTACTTCCGCACTGCGTCCTTGCTGATGTAAGTACTGACTGGTCTCTTGCCAGATTTGATTAAAGGTCTTTTTAAACACCTTGTTTTCAAGTTGACTACGCTGCGCTGCGGGGATGGCATCCAGAGAGGGATAGTGCTGATAAAGCTGATACAGCTTTTGGGCCCGGGCTGGAAAAAATACGCCTTTTTTCAGTACCTGTACTTTGGCACCCAGTTCAAACATATCTCCGGCTGGGGCATAGTCGGTGTCCTGAACATTAATGTCCTGCAACAGGGTTTTTACTGCCGCAGAGGTGTCGGCTTCGACCGTGCATTGGTTAATTGAGCCGGTCAGGATAAAGTCCGCTCCCATCATAAACGCGGCTGCGGCGGAGGTCGGCGTACCAATGCCACCGGCCAGTCCGACCCGGGGCGCAGTGTTGAATTGATACTGCGCACTGAGTGTGTCGCGCAGCTGTTGCATGGCAGGCAACAGCACCGCTGGCATCCCTTGATCGGTATGACCGCCGGAGTCAGCCTCTACACACAGGTCGTCACACATGGCAATGTGTTTACTCAACTCGGCCTGCTCTAAAGTGATGTGTTTCTCTGCCAGCAATTGGGTAACGATATTGTCCGGAGCCGGGCTTAAAAACATACTGGCGACTTCGGGGCGTGACACTTTGGCCATCAGCTTATTGGCCGACACCACTTGGCCCTGCTCATTTCGCGTCAGGCCGCGCAGACGATACAGTACCAATGCCGGGGTAATGCGAATAAAGGCCGCGGCTTCCAGACAACGAACCTGGCGTTTCAGACACAGTTCTACCAGGGCCAGTTCTTGCTCTGGGCGAGTCAGGTTGCAGACCAGGTTGAGACCAAACCTCTGTCCCTCTGTGAGCGTGTTTTGTATTTCATTTAGCGCATGCTCAACGACATCAACAGACAAGCCACCTGAGCCAAAAAAGCTTAATAAGCCCGCTTGTGCCATGGCAATCACCAGTCTTGATGAGGCTATTCCCCGATACATACCGCCGCTGACATACGCATATTTAACGCCATAGTCAGCTCTGAACGAGGTGGCGCCCAGCTGCTGAGGGGTAATGGCTGGAAACGGGTCCGGGCTGGTGTCGCCTGAGAGTGTGTGTATCAAGAGTCAATGCCTAGTCATGATAATTACATCGAACCGTAATACATAATTATGAAAACATAATGGAGAAGCAGGAGAGGTTGGAGGAGTCTAAATTATCGCCTAAAGAATAGAGTATTTACCATTGTCTAATTGTAGTGAATAGTGAAACAAATGACTTTAAAGTGCATTTTCATTATAAGTTAATGGGTTAACTATGAGCTCTTATCTGACTTTGCTATCACTCGACGAACTTAGCGGCAGCACTTTTGCTAACCGGGCTAGCGACTGAATTGGACGATTGGTAAGAGATGAACCAGGGCCGTGCTTTTCCCCGGCTCATGCTTGAGCTCCGCGGCAGACGGTTTCTTACCGCCTGCAATGGGAAGCCTAATCAGGCTTCAACTTCAGTGTTTGCTTCGGTTAAAACCAGATCTTTGATATCGACCAGCGCAGCCTGAGCAGCTTCCAACAGAGGGGCGTCGTTGCCCGTTAATGCATACCCGATTAATGCTCGCACCAGTGCTTTGAACTTGGCGCCAGAGTCATCCTGATCGGTGAAGAGTGATTTGGTGTACAGCCAGTTGTGATGGTGATCAATTGAAAACAGTGCCTGGCCGCGATATTTATCCTGATTAGCAGGTTTTACAGAGATATCGTCCTGGGCATAAATCTTCTGGCACTCGGGGTAATCATAGGACCAGGTGGTGGCATTGGGGCCAATCAGCTCATACTTTAGCGTCTCTTTGGCGGATGCTGTCCTGTCATAGTTGGCCGTCAGGAACGCCTTTTGACCGCTGTTTGAGTGAAAAATATAAAGGGTGGCTTTTTTAGTGATCATTGTATTGTCCTTAGTTTAGGGTTGTTCTAACGTTCGATATAAATGGTAGAAAAATATCTCAGTTTGGTTATTACGTAGCCATTACGAGCCAGGAGCGAATTGATGCGTTCTTTGCGTTAATATGTGGCGGTTGTTCATTTATTGTACTTGTGGCTTAATCAGCTTGTCTGCTCTGGTGATGGTTATCCGACGACCTTATCGTCCTGCTTTATTGCGTGGTCACCGCAAAGCAAGGCACATCAAAGCGCTTACCACTGAGGTGATGACCTCATCAGTCAGAGCATATTCAGCCTAGTCTGTGTATGTTTTGGGTATGAAACTTTGTTATTTATTATTCGTTGCCGGTTTTGTCCCTGCGGTCGCGCACTCAAAAAGCAGCACCTGCTACGGTACAACCGGGCAGGGGTCGCTGAAGGGGGCCGTGGAATTACCTAAGGCTGGCAATAACTTTGTCGGCTATAGCACGCTTGCGCGGCTGGCAGGGCGCACCTATGTGCATTCAGAGGTGTATGAAATCGTGACGGCTTCTTATCAGGCGCTGGAAAAAACACACCCAGATAAAGTTTATAAGTACGCAGAGACAGGCTTTGCCGAAGGGGGGAGGTTCAGGCCACACAAAACCCATCGCAATGGTTTATCAGTAGATTTTATGACGCCTGTCATTGATGAAGCTGGTCAGTCAGTGCATTTACCCACGCATCCGTTCAACAAGTTTGGTTATCTCATTGAGTTTGATGAGCATGATCAGTTTGACGGCCTGGAGATAGATTATGCAGCGATGGCGGCGCATATTGTCGCATTGCACAAACAGGCCAAGCGTCGTGGTCACGATCTGTGGCGCGTTATTTTTGATCCTAAACTACAGCCAAATTTGTTCAGTACACAGTATGGGGAATATCTGAAAACCCATATTCAGTTTTCTAAAAAACCGTCCTGGGTTCGTCATGATGAACACTATCATGTTGATTTTGATATACCCTGCGAGCCCATGGCTGAAACCGAATAACGCGGTTTCAGCCATGGTGTTAATAGCAAATAAATTTAATCAGAAGTCTATCAACGGCATAAAGGTGGCGTAGGCCTGCACAAACGCGGCTGGATCAGATTGCTTTAATTGCATAATGTCTGCCTCTGACATGATCTCAGGCTGGCCATCAAAGGCATCTGGAGTACCGAACAGTACATGGCTTGCCATAGCGGAAGCGGTAAAGTTGAGGCCCTGCAAATTCGCGATACAGCCGGTATCCGGTTGGCTCCAGATATCTTCAATAAAATTTTTCATGATCTCTGCGCCACAGGTGCTGGTACTGGCGTCATGGGTCTGGCTGACAAAAAGTACCCCATGATGGGTTTGTGGAAGCTCAACATAACGCTGATTAATGTTAGTAAATGCGTCTTGGATCAGTGATATATAGGTATGCGGCGTTTGCGGGTCTAAATCGCCATTGAGTGCGAGTGTGGGCATGTAATGGTGCATGGGTTGATACACATAGGGGTCAGTGTAACGATTACCCCAAACCTGCTTGTCTAGGTGTATCCGGTAGTTCATAAAGTCCGGGTAACAGGCAATGGCGTCCTGGCAATAAGCCAGCTTGCTGTGCAAATCGCGTTGCACATGATTAATTTCGTTGTGTGTAATGAGCTTTGAGACTACCTGTGAAAAACCGAACGGGTCTTTTGCCGGGAGTTGCAAGAGCTGCCTGCCCAGGCCTTTAAAGATAAAATTATGCAGGTTATTCAGTGCCATTACATCGTCGCTGTTGCAACGATTAAGACGATGTAGTGTGGGTATGAGTATTTGTTCTACCGAGCGTGACAAGCCGAGGATCGAGAGCATTTGCAGTGCCTGGCGGTCAAAGTCCAGTCCCGGGCAACTCTGGGCGGTAAAAATGTCATTAAGACGCGCTTTGAGCTGCGGCAGCGAGCTGAAATTTAACCGCGACTGACACTCCGTATCAAGCTGGCAGTAGGCTAACAAATCGTCCAGTGTCGCGTTAAAGTTTTCATCCCACAGGTCATTACCAAATTCGGCTGGTGGCAGCACTGAGTCGAGGATAATGGCCTGAGCACCGGTTGGGGCAACTTGGCTGAATCTTTGTGCCCACAGCGTGCCATAAGAGACACCATACACATAGCTGGGTTGCCAGTCTCGCACTTTACTTTTGCCGATCACATACTCCAGATCTCGCGCCGCTGCTGTGGTATTAAACTCATACAGGTCATCGCCCCATTGCTGATGGAGATCATCAAAACAAGTTTGGGCATACTGAGCATAATCGCTGACAACCGGGTTACTGCAGGCCAGGTGAGTCGACCAGCCCACACCGCGATGTTCCAGTACGAATAAATCATAGTGTTCGGTAAAAGGCGCCAGGGTGGTGTTTAACTGCTGAACAAAAAAGCTCCCTGATCCACCGGGTCCGCCCTGTAACAGCCAAATTTGCCCTTTACTGTTTGCCGATTTTGCAGGGTATTTAGAGACCAGCACGGAGATTTTTTTACCGTCGGGCGCCTGCCAGTTGAGCGGTACGTCGGCCTGCGTACAGGTGTTTTTGCCATCTGTGGATTGAAACTGTGCCGGGCATTCGCCCCAGTTAAAATCCAGATAGCGGTTAAAGTCAGATTGGGCAAGCTCAGTGGCCTGGCTGGTACTGGCCAGGGTGAGTGCAGTTACGGCGATTAGTGGGCCTTTCATGGTATTCCTTTTCAGTTGTTGAATATTTATTGTTAATTTTTTGGTGTGTTGATTACATTATCCCATCGCGAGGTGAGTTTGAAATACGTTTTACCTGAAAAAGGTTCATGTTGTGTTGTTAGGGTGGGTGAGTTCGCTTACCTGCCTGCTCGTGTTGTTAGTCGTTACCTCGGGGCATGAACTATGAATGTGATCTGGTTAAATGAATGTTCAGGAACTGACTGTCAATGCCGCTAAAGCTGATGAAACATGAATGGACTTAGAGTCTGGGGGCTGGTATCGGTTGTTGCATTATTAAGAATGGGGAGCTAGAGACACTCCCGCTGTATTGAGCTGAGTATATGCAGGTGCTGTGAATGCTTGAAAGTCGATTCTTAGACCAGTCCTGTAAGTCGGCTTAGCGTACCCAAATACTGGTAATTCTGGGGTATTTATTGTTTTGACCTGAGCAGCCACTGACATAAAAGTTGACATTAGTACCGGCTAACTTAGCGGCAAGCAATGTCGAATGCAATGCGTCATAATTGGGGTGAGAGGGGACAATTGCATAATAGGTAGAGTCAGAACAGTTACTCGGATTACCTTTAATTTTTTCGCCATGAACCATGGTCCAGCCATTGTTAACATACATAATATCTATCTTACCAATGGATGTTGCCCCAGCAGCATACACCTGACCAGAAAGAAGTAGCGCACAAGCTGCTGTTACTGTTGATAGCTTTTTCATTGTATTTCCTTTGTTATTAGCTTCGGGACGGACTTTATCACACACAAAGCTAAACGGACATTGTTTTGTGGCTGCTATGAGGTATAGCACTTTACATGGTCTAAAAATTCAAGCGTTTGATATATAAGTGGTTTACTTTATTTTTTTGTTGATTTAATAGGCACGGCTCAGTATAGTCGCGGTGCACATAATAACGTGGTGCACATTGTAACAAACAAGGAAATCTAATAATGAAAAATATAGTTTTAGTACTCGCACTTCTCTTTTTATCTGTGACTGGTTTTAAAGTACAGGCAAATAGCTACGTAGATACCTATCCCAAAGTGACAAAAGTGTATGTTAACTCGGGCGGCCTTGCTTTGATCCGTATCGAGTCCCATGATAACTGGCTTGAACTGGGTAAAGTAGGTGATGCAAAGACGGATGCATGGGTGTCGATTGCACTGGCTGCGGCTCTGTCCGGGAAAAAAACCTGGATCCGTTATTATCCGAGCACATCCGGTTATCCCAGAGTGTCCGTTTTGAGCATTAGCGCTTAACCAAATAACGCACTGGCTGCT
This genomic window from Pseudoalteromonas rubra contains:
- a CDS encoding carbamoyltransferase; translation: MKYYIGLATSFHDPAIAIVNQQGDVIFAEDAERFLGYKRGLYCLPDNPYYIEEVLKTYCSDCTELVIAKTWSKGREKSTNILENVVLSILETFSFNIDVNTRDIKDQFYFARASQAAAGRTLSRFFEASCRNFIVGNYRNKKPTEVRYFDHHLTHAANACFNSPFSEASCLVVDGMGEKSSIDYFTYKDGKITPAPIKVKRSFKSLGLFYTIICENLGFDPLKGEEWKVMGLAPYGKKDQKIYDLLRASLQVKNGNFVVPKNLNAIMKEIKAMAREPGESIEAYKDFAYTGQLVFSEIFMDLIDAIYEHAPSKNLAISGGCALNSSFMGTALAKSKFDNIFVPSAPADDGNAIGAALLCYQQDNPSWQPSTQIQSPYTGSEVKQKSLDKLHRYSHLKATDYGEDVYKKTAEFLAQGKIIGWAQGRAEFGPRSLGNRSILANPCLVDIKDTVNARVKFREEFRPFAPSILHEYGDEYFEDYQESPYMERTLVFKEAVRDKVPGVVHVDNTGRLQSVKKEWNAPYYKLIDSFREITGVPVLLNTSFNIMGKPIVHSVEDMLAVFLMSGIDVLVINNTIYEK
- the fabD gene encoding ACP S-malonyltransferase — encoded protein: MKSYLFPGQGAQYVGMGKAWFDLFPEQTQTASDILGYCIKTLCLDDPHKQLNQTEYTQPALYVVSALAFLAHQQRDPIPADFMAGHSLGEYTALFAAGAVSFEDGLRLVQQRGALMSQVNGGAMAAVLELDEAAIRACLTEHHLETLDIANLNSPQQSVLSGLKDDISRAQQAIEQAGGRFIRLNTSGAFHSRYMADVQPDFARCVAEVEFKAPSMPVIANVSARPYHEHTIQAQLIAQLTGSVRWTDSIAYLLAQGDMTFVELGPKKILSKLVAEIKQQVSSQPVCHAAKTTTLTNPIAQQIERWNQSHDVGTQIRVAHLGEPLRTRTPAMLLFGHRPAVYVEGVQGYIALDEATPL
- a CDS encoding PfaD family polyunsaturated fatty acid/polyketide biosynthesis protein — its product is MIHTLSGDTSPDPFPAITPQQLGATSFRADYGVKYAYVSGGMYRGIASSRLVIAMAQAGLLSFFGSGGLSVDVVEHALNEIQNTLTEGQRFGLNLVCNLTRPEQELALVELCLKRQVRCLEAAAFIRITPALVLYRLRGLTRNEQGQVVSANKLMAKVSRPEVASMFLSPAPDNIVTQLLAEKHITLEQAELSKHIAMCDDLCVEADSGGHTDQGMPAVLLPAMQQLRDTLSAQYQFNTAPRVGLAGGIGTPTSAAAAFMMGADFILTGSINQCTVEADTSAAVKTLLQDINVQDTDYAPAGDMFELGAKVQVLKKGVFFPARAQKLYQLYQHYPSLDAIPAAQRSQLENKVFKKTFNQIWQETSQYLHQQGRSAEVTRAEQEPKYKMARVFRWYFAHSMKLAFAGETQERVNFQVHTGPALGAFNQWVKGTALESWQQRHVADIAQQLMTATAALLTTRTRLWLAPEHVD
- a CDS encoding penicillin-insensitive murein endopeptidase, with protein sequence MKLCYLLFVAGFVPAVAHSKSSTCYGTTGQGSLKGAVELPKAGNNFVGYSTLARLAGRTYVHSEVYEIVTASYQALEKTHPDKVYKYAETGFAEGGRFRPHKTHRNGLSVDFMTPVIDEAGQSVHLPTHPFNKFGYLIEFDEHDQFDGLEIDYAAMAAHIVALHKQAKRRGHDLWRVIFDPKLQPNLFSTQYGEYLKTHIQFSKKPSWVRHDEHYHVDFDIPCEPMAETE
- a CDS encoding alpha/beta fold hydrolase, which gives rise to MKGPLIAVTALTLASTSQATELAQSDFNRYLDFNWGECPAQFQSTDGKNTCTQADVPLNWQAPDGKKISVLVSKYPAKSANSKGQIWLLQGGPGGSGSFFVQQLNTTLAPFTEHYDLFVLEHRGVGWSTHLACSNPVVSDYAQYAQTCFDDLHQQWGDDLYEFNTTAAARDLEYVIGKSKVRDWQPSYVYGVSYGTLWAQRFSQVAPTGAQAIILDSVLPPAEFGNDLWDENFNATLDDLLAYCQLDTECQSRLNFSSLPQLKARLNDIFTAQSCPGLDFDRQALQMLSILGLSRSVEQILIPTLHRLNRCNSDDVMALNNLHNFIFKGLGRQLLQLPAKDPFGFSQVVSKLITHNEINHVQRDLHSKLAYCQDAIACYPDFMNYRIHLDKQVWGNRYTDPYVYQPMHHYMPTLALNGDLDPQTPHTYISLIQDAFTNINQRYVELPQTHHGVLFVSQTHDASTSTCGAEIMKNFIEDIWSQPDTGCIANLQGLNFTASAMASHVLFGTPDAFDGQPEIMSEADIMQLKQSDPAAFVQAYATFMPLIDF